The following proteins are encoded in a genomic region of Liolophura sinensis isolate JHLJ2023 chromosome 7, CUHK_Ljap_v2, whole genome shotgun sequence:
- the LOC135471404 gene encoding uncharacterized protein LOC135471404 — MTHFTPLLTLWCVFVLMVGTGVWARDVLGGIGLKMDCVSSNTSASVEWCKKEQCGDDDPAIECWEQNTLQIENVSYHKDKGCYLCMDQDTNETLHNESFNIYETPKRVWLTDKTGVPLVSVAGRLGDVVSLACNVPCSNPEPRVLWEDSNGISIGNGSLMPEGECNYTSAIDVKLTPGLAGNTIKCLAQNIEMWPPVSAASEVILTPTDVTLYASPSHRGASVIDLCREEVANVTCEAKDVFPPPNFQWKLGGKPVQSYASESNNNTSCNNYTCFNYISLKITLHHHGELLSCTAWNHFGNKVTTTSKIKTRGPPIFEKKHHIVEAKQHHRIKMAVFFFTYPLFTTVKWERLADHQWTPISRKLHSEDKAVVRFRSEGKDGSFCGNFTTLVIPDVREEDAGLFKVTVVNDEGEKSVNITVKMKTAVSSDEFPLFWLVVVAVVILVGIGSIWIAILYIKLRRKNDRKQAVSEMVNLQSTSASSTQSRPRLSTPRASVAGTYADIDELFASTMAMFPMEPFREAAIDVEGYEVPVIRNPTGRKPMSDTPDYVNTCDRDPLTTASV, encoded by the exons ATGACGCACTTTACGCCTTTACTGACACTGTGGTGTGTATTTGTACTGATGGTTGGAACAG GCGTTTGGGCCAGAGATGTCCTTGGTGGAATTGGTCTGAAGATGGACTGTGTTAGTTCGAATACCTCTGCCTCTGTTGAATGGTGTAAGAAGGAACAATGTGGTGATGACGACCCCGCAATTGAATGCTGGGAACAGAACACCCTGCAAATCGAAAATGTGTCGTATCACAAAGATAAAGGCTGTTACCTGTGCATGGACCAAGACACTAACGAAACACTACACAACGAATCCTTCAATATATACG AAACTCCTAAGAGAGTATGGCTGACAGATAAAACCGGTGTACCCCTAGTCTCCGTGGCTGGCAGGTTAGGCGACGTTGTAAGCTTGGCCTGTAATGTTCCATGCTCTAACCCGGAACCTCGTGTCCTGTGGGAAGACAGTAATGGCATATCAATAGGCAACGGAAGTCTCATGCCAGAGGGCGAGTGCAACTACACTAGTGCCATCGATGTCAAACTGACTCCCGGCTTGGCGGGAAATACCATAAAGTGTTTAGCTCAGAATATTGAAATGTGGCCGCCAGTTAGTGCAGCATCCGAGGTTATACTTACACCAA CTGATGTTACCCTCTACGCGTCACCTAGTCATCGTGGCGCGTCTGTCATTGACCTCTGCAGGGAAGAGGTTGCCAATGTGACGTGCGAAGCAAAGGACGTGTTTCCCCCTCCCAACTTCCAGTGGAAACTGGGTGGGAAACCTGTGCAGTCCTATGCATCTGAGTCAAACAACAATACATCCTGCAACAACTACACCTGTTTCAACTATATCTCACTCAAAATAACACTACACCACCATGGCGAACTCTTATCTTGCACAGCCTGGAATCACTTCGGAAACAAGGTGACAACAACATCCAAGATCAAAACGCGAG gtCCCCCAATATTTGAGAAGAAACACCACATTGTAGAAGCAAAGCAACATCACAGAATAAAAATGGCTGTCTTTTTCTTCACCTACCCATTGTTCACAACGGTTAAATGGGAACGACTCGCTGATCACCAGTGGACACCGATTTCCAGGAAACTCCACAGTGAGGATAAAGCGGTCGTCCGATTCAGGTCAGAGGGGAAGGATGGCAGTTTTTGTGGGAATTTTACTACATTGGTAATACCGGATGTGCGAGAAGAAGACGCTGGTCTCTTCAAGGTGACAGTTGTGAACGATGAGGGGGAGAAATCTGTAAACATTACTGTCA AGATGAAGACTGCAGTTAGCTCCGATGAATTCCCTCTGTTTTGGCTAGTAGTGGTTGCAGTGGTAATACTTGTTGGTATTGGTAGCATCTGGATAGCTATCTTGTACATAAAACTCAGACGTAAAAATG ATCGTAAGCAGGCTGTATCGGAGATGGTGAACTTGCAATCGACGTCTGCTTCGTCAACTCAGTCCAGACCACGGCTTAGCACTCCTAGAG CCTCTGTAGCTGGGACATATGCCGATATTGATGAATTATTTGCCAGTACTATGGCCATGTTCCCGATGGAGCCATTTAGAG